A window of the Clupea harengus chromosome 8, Ch_v2.0.2, whole genome shotgun sequence genome harbors these coding sequences:
- the LOC105906582 gene encoding diacylglycerol O-acyltransferase 2-like isoform X2, with translation MEKKSSWKGFIESISVMQFIFTFLFLGVLCVVLMVYLMFTSLWILPTLYLSWQIMDWHTPERGGRKSAFVRNWQIWKHAKDYFPVKLVKTAELSPSVIPVSKKCIEHLLTRSGVGNAVVIITGGAEESLFSSPGVNTVVMKNRKGFVKLALENGADLVPVYSFGETDTYRQVVLSEGSLGRKVQVIFKQVVGFAPCLFKGERWFLMPYRSPITTVVGSPITVPKAPSPTQEQVDHYHQLYIEALTTLFHKHKTSCGLADTHQICII, from the exons atggagaaaaaatcATCTTGGAAAGGGTTTATAGAGTCCATCAGCGTCATGCAGTTCATATTTACATTCCTCTTCTTGG gagtgctgtgtgttgtgttgatggtATATCTCATGTTTACCTCCCTCTGGATTCTCCCAACACTGTACTTGTCCTGGCAAATCATGGACTGGCATACACCAGAAAGAG GGGGCAGAAAAAGTGCATTTGTGCGAAACTGGCAAATATGGAAACACGCGAAAGATTATTTCCCTGTGAAG TTGGTGAAGACAGCTGAACTAAGCCCAA GCGTTATTCCAGTGAGTAAGAAGTGTATTGAGCACCTGCTGACCAGGAGTGGGGTAGGGAATGCGGTGGTCATCATCACCGGGGGTGCAGAAGagtccctcttctcctccccaggAGTCAACACTGTAGTCATGAAGAACAGGAAGGGCTTTGTCAAGCTGGCACTTGAGAACGG AGCTGACCTGGTGCCAGTGTACTCGTTTGGGGAGACCGACACCTACAGGCAGGTGGTGCTGTCCGAGGGCAGCCTGGGTCGCAAGGTCCAGGTCATCTTCAAACAGGTCGTGGGCTTCGCCCCGTGCCTCTTCAAGGGGGAGCGCTGGTTCCTGATGCCCTACCGGAGTCCTATCACCACCGTCG TGGGAAGTCCCATCACAGTGCCCAAGGCACCATCTCCCACTCAGGAACAGGTGGATCACTACCACCAACTGTACATTGAGGCCTTGACCACACTTtttcacaagcacaagaccagCTGTGGCCTGGCTGACACGCACCAGATCTGCATCATCTAG
- the LOC105906582 gene encoding diacylglycerol O-acyltransferase 2-like isoform X1: MEKKSSWKGFIESISVMQFIFTFLFLGVLCVVLMVYLMFTSLWILPTLYLSWQIMDWHTPERGGRKSAFVRNWQIWKHAKDYFPVKLVKTAELSPSKNYILGCHPHGIMSFGAAVCFTTEGCGFSEVFPGVRSWLATLAGHFRIPLFREYIMRIGVIPVSKKCIEHLLTRSGVGNAVVIITGGAEESLFSSPGVNTVVMKNRKGFVKLALENGADLVPVYSFGETDTYRQVVLSEGSLGRKVQVIFKQVVGFAPCLFKGERWFLMPYRSPITTVVGSPITVPKAPSPTQEQVDHYHQLYIEALTTLFHKHKTSCGLADTHQICII, translated from the exons atggagaaaaaatcATCTTGGAAAGGGTTTATAGAGTCCATCAGCGTCATGCAGTTCATATTTACATTCCTCTTCTTGG gagtgctgtgtgttgtgttgatggtATATCTCATGTTTACCTCCCTCTGGATTCTCCCAACACTGTACTTGTCCTGGCAAATCATGGACTGGCATACACCAGAAAGAG GGGGCAGAAAAAGTGCATTTGTGCGAAACTGGCAAATATGGAAACACGCGAAAGATTATTTCCCTGTGAAG TTGGTGAAGACAGCTGAACTAAGCCCAAGTAAGAACTACATCCTGGGATGCCACCCCCATGGGATCATGAGTTTTGGAGCTGCTGTCTGTTTCACTACAGAGGGCTGTGGTTTCAGCGAGGTTTTCCCAGGAGTGCGCTCCTGGCTGGCTACCTTGGCAGGGCATTTCCGGATACCGCTGTTCAGGGAGTACATCATGCGTATAG GCGTTATTCCAGTGAGTAAGAAGTGTATTGAGCACCTGCTGACCAGGAGTGGGGTAGGGAATGCGGTGGTCATCATCACCGGGGGTGCAGAAGagtccctcttctcctccccaggAGTCAACACTGTAGTCATGAAGAACAGGAAGGGCTTTGTCAAGCTGGCACTTGAGAACGG AGCTGACCTGGTGCCAGTGTACTCGTTTGGGGAGACCGACACCTACAGGCAGGTGGTGCTGTCCGAGGGCAGCCTGGGTCGCAAGGTCCAGGTCATCTTCAAACAGGTCGTGGGCTTCGCCCCGTGCCTCTTCAAGGGGGAGCGCTGGTTCCTGATGCCCTACCGGAGTCCTATCACCACCGTCG TGGGAAGTCCCATCACAGTGCCCAAGGCACCATCTCCCACTCAGGAACAGGTGGATCACTACCACCAACTGTACATTGAGGCCTTGACCACACTTtttcacaagcacaagaccagCTGTGGCCTGGCTGACACGCACCAGATCTGCATCATCTAG